A genomic region of Manihot esculenta cultivar AM560-2 chromosome 15, M.esculenta_v8, whole genome shotgun sequence contains the following coding sequences:
- the LOC110601198 gene encoding annexin D5, with amino-acid sequence MSTLVIPSPAPSPRDDATQLHRAFKGIGCDAAVVVNILSHRNASQRDAIQQEFETLYSYDLKKELSSELHGNLKKALLLWMKSPMERDISTLRQAVTGHIPELKIANQIICARTSSHIRQIKQAYNTTYDAHLENDIEAQASGNHKQLMLAYLRTTRYEGPEIDRHLIEIDAKTMHKSGEKKFGMDERVLIQIFSERSRAHLVALDAAYQKMYGRELRKTIKREATGNFKNALSTILQCAHNPAKYYATVLRKAMKGLGTKDTTLIRVIVTRAEVDMQKIKEEYQKLYKKPLIDAVHSETLGQYRTFLISLLGAN; translated from the exons ATGTCAACTTTAGTTATCCCTTCACCTGCACCTTCTCCCCGTGATGACGCCACCCAACTGCACCGTGCTTTCAaag GAATCGGATGTGATGCTGCAGTAGTTGTCAATATTCTTTCACATAGGAATGCATCTCAAAGAGATGCCATTCAACAAGAATTTGAAACCTTGTACTCCTATGACCTTAAGAAAGAGTTGTCTTCAGAGCTTCATGGCAATCTCAAG AAAGCATTGTTGCTCTGGATGAAAAGTCCAATGGAAAGAGATATTTCCACCCTCAGGCAGGCTGTAACAGGACATATTCCTGAACTTAAAATTGCGAATCAAATAATATGTGCTCGTACTTCTTCCCATATTCGACAAATTAAACAGGCTTATAATACTACTTATGACGCTCATCTTGAGAATGATATTGAAGCTCAAGCATCTGGAAATCACAAACAG TTGATGCTGGCATATTTAAGAACAACAAGGTATGAAGGCCCTGAAATTGACAGACATCTGATAGAGATTGATGCTAAAACAATGCATAAATCTGGTGAGAAGAAATTTGGAATGGATGAGAGAGTTCTGATTCAGATTTTCAGTGAAAGAAGCAGAGCACATTTGGTTGCTCTTGATGCTGCTTACCAGAAAATGTATGGAAGAGAACTCAGAAAG ACAATAAAAAGAGAAGCAACAGGAAATTTCAAGAATGCCCTGTCAACAATTTTGCAATGTGCTCATAATCCTGCCAAGTATTATGCTACG GTTTTGCGCAAAGCAATGAAGGGTTTGGGAACGAAAGACACTACACTAATCAGGGTAATTGTCACAAGAGCTGAGGTTGATATGCAGAAAATAAAGGAAGAGTACCAGAAGCTGTATAAAAAGCCACTAATTGATGCTGTTCACTCGGAGACACTAGGCCAATATAGGACCTTTCTTATTTCACTCCTGGGTGCTAATTGA
- the LOC110602653 gene encoding type IV inositol polyphosphate 5-phosphatase 9 isoform X1 — translation MIYLSAISFYLFWHSLSNPFSSHLLFFISMCFTMAGPNQGEVMWPRLVANKILRKRLGSNNFVADFPNSTDANSLEIPNLGRPALNADSIFNHHRDTHNYKVFVSTWNVGGIAPSEDLDMADWLDTPNVCDIYVLGYISTCIFHNLTLWSARFYLRFQLIICRFQEIVPLRASNVLGSENNKISMKWNCLIREALNKKVQCCRGDDEDPPQINIDPLEKRKNLLPPIKDERAIEGTISNTPQDFHCIISKQMVGILISVWVRSDLRPYVRHPNVSCVGCGIMGCLGNKGSVSVRFQLHETSFCFVCSHLASGGREGDEKHRNSDASEILSRTSFPRGPSLDLPRRILDHDRVILLGDLNYRISLPEETTRLLVNRKEWNTLLENDQLRMELMNGQAFEGWQEGIIKFAPTYKYCPNSNVYFGCLEGKKSEKSRAPAWCDRIIWYGEGLKQHLYGRGEAKLSDHRPVKAIFSAEVEVLQTLKGLQQFFLSERFDQITNKFDDMPSSQKFLCKSRLSFKI, via the exons ATGATCTATCTCTCTGCCatttctttttatcttttttggCATTCTCTATCTAACCCTTTCTCCTCTCATctcctcttcttcatctctaTGTGTTTCACCATGGCAGGACCCAACCAAGGAGAA GTCATGTGGCCGAGATTGGTAGCTAACAAGATCCTTAGGAAGAGATTGGGAAGCAACAACTTTGTCGCTGATTTTCCAAACAGCACAGATGCTAATTCGCTGGAAATTCCAAACTTGGGTCGACCAGCTTTGAACGCTGACAGCATCTTCAATCATCACAGGGACACACACAACTACAA GGTTTTTGTTAGCACGTGGAATGTTGGTGGGATTGCACCAAGTGAAGATTTGGATATGGCGGATTGGCTTGACACCCCAAACGTCTGCGACATTTATGTTCTTGGGTACATATCTACGTGTATATTTCATAATCTTACTTTGTGGTCAGCTAGATTCTATCTGAGATTCCAACTTATAATTTGCAGGTTTCAAGAGATTGTGCCGCTTAGAGCATCGAATGTTCTTGGTTCAGAGAATAATAAGATTTCCATGAAATGGAATTGCTTGATTAGAGAAGCATTGAACAAGAAGGTTCAATGCTGCCGGGGAGACGACGAAGACCCGCCCCAGATAAACATTGATCCgctagagaaaagaaagaatctACTGCCACCCATTAAAGATGAAAGGGCAATTGAGGGCACCATTAGCAATACTCCTCAAGATTTCCACTGCATTATTAGCAAGCAAATGGTGGGAATATTAATATCAGTTTGGGTTCGAAGTGATCTTCGTCCTTATGTCCGGCATCCTAATGTCTCTTGTGTTGGCTGTGGCATTATGGGTTGCCTTGGCAATAag GGTTCTGTGTCAGTTAGATTTCAGTTGCATGAAACAAGCTTCTGCTTTGTGTGCAGTCACCTAGCATCAGGGGGTAGAGAAGGAGATGAAAAGCATAGAAACTCAGATGCCTCCGAAATATTGTCGCGAACAAGTTTCCCTAGAGGCCCTTCACTTGATTTGCCAAGAAGGATTTTAGATCACGA TCGTGTGATTTTGCTTGGAGATTTAAATTATAGAATTTCATTACCAGAAGAAACAACTCGATTATTGGTGAATAGAAAAGAATGGAACACTTTGTTAGAAAATGATCAG CTGAGGATGGAGCTCATGAATGGTCAAGCATTTGAAGGTTGGCAAGAAGGAATAATTAAATTTGCCCCTACTTACAAATACTGCCCTAATTCTAATGTATACTTCGGATGCCTCGAAGGCAAAAAGAGTGAAAAGAGCCGTGCTCCAGCATG GTGCGACCGGATTATATGGTACGGGGAGGGATTAAAGCAACATTTATATGGCAGAGGTGAAGCAAAATTGTCTGATCACAGACCAGTTAAGGCAATATTTTCTGCAGAAGTTGAGGTTCTTCAAACATTGAAAGGACTTCAACAGTTCTTCCTGTCGGAGAGATTTGATCAAATAACAAACAAGTTCGACGACATGCCGTCTTCCCAAAAATTTCTATGTAAAAGCAGATTAAGCTTCAAGATATAA
- the LOC110602653 gene encoding type IV inositol polyphosphate 5-phosphatase 9 isoform X2: MIYLSAISFYLFWHSLSNPFSSHLLFFISMCFTMAGPNQGEVMWPRLVANKILRKRLGSNNFVADFPNSTDANSLEIPNLGRPALNADSIFNHHRDTHNYKVFVSTWNVGGIAPSEDLDMADWLDTPNVCDIYVLGFQEIVPLRASNVLGSENNKISMKWNCLIREALNKKVQCCRGDDEDPPQINIDPLEKRKNLLPPIKDERAIEGTISNTPQDFHCIISKQMVGILISVWVRSDLRPYVRHPNVSCVGCGIMGCLGNKGSVSVRFQLHETSFCFVCSHLASGGREGDEKHRNSDASEILSRTSFPRGPSLDLPRRILDHDRVILLGDLNYRISLPEETTRLLVNRKEWNTLLENDQLRMELMNGQAFEGWQEGIIKFAPTYKYCPNSNVYFGCLEGKKSEKSRAPAWCDRIIWYGEGLKQHLYGRGEAKLSDHRPVKAIFSAEVEVLQTLKGLQQFFLSERFDQITNKFDDMPSSQKFLCKSRLSFKI, from the exons ATGATCTATCTCTCTGCCatttctttttatcttttttggCATTCTCTATCTAACCCTTTCTCCTCTCATctcctcttcttcatctctaTGTGTTTCACCATGGCAGGACCCAACCAAGGAGAA GTCATGTGGCCGAGATTGGTAGCTAACAAGATCCTTAGGAAGAGATTGGGAAGCAACAACTTTGTCGCTGATTTTCCAAACAGCACAGATGCTAATTCGCTGGAAATTCCAAACTTGGGTCGACCAGCTTTGAACGCTGACAGCATCTTCAATCATCACAGGGACACACACAACTACAA GGTTTTTGTTAGCACGTGGAATGTTGGTGGGATTGCACCAAGTGAAGATTTGGATATGGCGGATTGGCTTGACACCCCAAACGTCTGCGACATTTATGTTCTTGG GTTTCAAGAGATTGTGCCGCTTAGAGCATCGAATGTTCTTGGTTCAGAGAATAATAAGATTTCCATGAAATGGAATTGCTTGATTAGAGAAGCATTGAACAAGAAGGTTCAATGCTGCCGGGGAGACGACGAAGACCCGCCCCAGATAAACATTGATCCgctagagaaaagaaagaatctACTGCCACCCATTAAAGATGAAAGGGCAATTGAGGGCACCATTAGCAATACTCCTCAAGATTTCCACTGCATTATTAGCAAGCAAATGGTGGGAATATTAATATCAGTTTGGGTTCGAAGTGATCTTCGTCCTTATGTCCGGCATCCTAATGTCTCTTGTGTTGGCTGTGGCATTATGGGTTGCCTTGGCAATAag GGTTCTGTGTCAGTTAGATTTCAGTTGCATGAAACAAGCTTCTGCTTTGTGTGCAGTCACCTAGCATCAGGGGGTAGAGAAGGAGATGAAAAGCATAGAAACTCAGATGCCTCCGAAATATTGTCGCGAACAAGTTTCCCTAGAGGCCCTTCACTTGATTTGCCAAGAAGGATTTTAGATCACGA TCGTGTGATTTTGCTTGGAGATTTAAATTATAGAATTTCATTACCAGAAGAAACAACTCGATTATTGGTGAATAGAAAAGAATGGAACACTTTGTTAGAAAATGATCAG CTGAGGATGGAGCTCATGAATGGTCAAGCATTTGAAGGTTGGCAAGAAGGAATAATTAAATTTGCCCCTACTTACAAATACTGCCCTAATTCTAATGTATACTTCGGATGCCTCGAAGGCAAAAAGAGTGAAAAGAGCCGTGCTCCAGCATG GTGCGACCGGATTATATGGTACGGGGAGGGATTAAAGCAACATTTATATGGCAGAGGTGAAGCAAAATTGTCTGATCACAGACCAGTTAAGGCAATATTTTCTGCAGAAGTTGAGGTTCTTCAAACATTGAAAGGACTTCAACAGTTCTTCCTGTCGGAGAGATTTGATCAAATAACAAACAAGTTCGACGACATGCCGTCTTCCCAAAAATTTCTATGTAAAAGCAGATTAAGCTTCAAGATATAA
- the LOC110602653 gene encoding type IV inositol polyphosphate 5-phosphatase 9 isoform X3 → MWPRLVANKILRKRLGSNNFVADFPNSTDANSLEIPNLGRPALNADSIFNHHRDTHNYKVFVSTWNVGGIAPSEDLDMADWLDTPNVCDIYVLGYISTCIFHNLTLWSARFYLRFQLIICRFQEIVPLRASNVLGSENNKISMKWNCLIREALNKKVQCCRGDDEDPPQINIDPLEKRKNLLPPIKDERAIEGTISNTPQDFHCIISKQMVGILISVWVRSDLRPYVRHPNVSCVGCGIMGCLGNKGSVSVRFQLHETSFCFVCSHLASGGREGDEKHRNSDASEILSRTSFPRGPSLDLPRRILDHDRVILLGDLNYRISLPEETTRLLVNRKEWNTLLENDQLRMELMNGQAFEGWQEGIIKFAPTYKYCPNSNVYFGCLEGKKSEKSRAPAWCDRIIWYGEGLKQHLYGRGEAKLSDHRPVKAIFSAEVEVLQTLKGLQQFFLSERFDQITNKFDDMPSSQKFLCKSRLSFKI, encoded by the exons ATGTGGCCGAGATTGGTAGCTAACAAGATCCTTAGGAAGAGATTGGGAAGCAACAACTTTGTCGCTGATTTTCCAAACAGCACAGATGCTAATTCGCTGGAAATTCCAAACTTGGGTCGACCAGCTTTGAACGCTGACAGCATCTTCAATCATCACAGGGACACACACAACTACAA GGTTTTTGTTAGCACGTGGAATGTTGGTGGGATTGCACCAAGTGAAGATTTGGATATGGCGGATTGGCTTGACACCCCAAACGTCTGCGACATTTATGTTCTTGGGTACATATCTACGTGTATATTTCATAATCTTACTTTGTGGTCAGCTAGATTCTATCTGAGATTCCAACTTATAATTTGCAGGTTTCAAGAGATTGTGCCGCTTAGAGCATCGAATGTTCTTGGTTCAGAGAATAATAAGATTTCCATGAAATGGAATTGCTTGATTAGAGAAGCATTGAACAAGAAGGTTCAATGCTGCCGGGGAGACGACGAAGACCCGCCCCAGATAAACATTGATCCgctagagaaaagaaagaatctACTGCCACCCATTAAAGATGAAAGGGCAATTGAGGGCACCATTAGCAATACTCCTCAAGATTTCCACTGCATTATTAGCAAGCAAATGGTGGGAATATTAATATCAGTTTGGGTTCGAAGTGATCTTCGTCCTTATGTCCGGCATCCTAATGTCTCTTGTGTTGGCTGTGGCATTATGGGTTGCCTTGGCAATAag GGTTCTGTGTCAGTTAGATTTCAGTTGCATGAAACAAGCTTCTGCTTTGTGTGCAGTCACCTAGCATCAGGGGGTAGAGAAGGAGATGAAAAGCATAGAAACTCAGATGCCTCCGAAATATTGTCGCGAACAAGTTTCCCTAGAGGCCCTTCACTTGATTTGCCAAGAAGGATTTTAGATCACGA TCGTGTGATTTTGCTTGGAGATTTAAATTATAGAATTTCATTACCAGAAGAAACAACTCGATTATTGGTGAATAGAAAAGAATGGAACACTTTGTTAGAAAATGATCAG CTGAGGATGGAGCTCATGAATGGTCAAGCATTTGAAGGTTGGCAAGAAGGAATAATTAAATTTGCCCCTACTTACAAATACTGCCCTAATTCTAATGTATACTTCGGATGCCTCGAAGGCAAAAAGAGTGAAAAGAGCCGTGCTCCAGCATG GTGCGACCGGATTATATGGTACGGGGAGGGATTAAAGCAACATTTATATGGCAGAGGTGAAGCAAAATTGTCTGATCACAGACCAGTTAAGGCAATATTTTCTGCAGAAGTTGAGGTTCTTCAAACATTGAAAGGACTTCAACAGTTCTTCCTGTCGGAGAGATTTGATCAAATAACAAACAAGTTCGACGACATGCCGTCTTCCCAAAAATTTCTATGTAAAAGCAGATTAAGCTTCAAGATATAA
- the LOC110601745 gene encoding 65-kDa microtubule-associated protein 6, translating into MEMLAIGSPTISLRTSTSCNALLRELQQIWNDIGESEADKDRMLLELERECLEVYRRKVEEAANAKARLNQSVAAKEAELATLMATLGELNIHSLTQTEKKAPSLKEKLASVTPLVEDLRTKKEERMKQFADIKAQIEKISGEISGYNTLNNSLMSSLTLEEQDLTLRKLNEYQTHLRTLQKEKSDRLHKVFDYVNEVHSLCGVLGLDFGKTVSDVHPSLHEGNQEQSTNISNSTLEGLEQAIVRLKLERKARIQKLKDIVASLFELWNLMDSPKEEKNTFSRITSILASSESEIIEPGVLSTEMIEQASAEVERLTKLKASRMKELVMKRRSELEEICKMTHIEPDTSTAAEKSNALIDSGLVDPSELLANIEAQIVKAKEEAMSRKEVMDRIDRWLSACEEENWLEEYNLDSNRYNAGRGAHINLKRAERARVTISKIPAMVDNLINKTLAWEDEKKVSFLYDGVRLVSILQDYKLARQQREEEKKRCRDQKKLQDLLLTEKEAMYGSKPSPRRTNSFRKPNGYRANGNGSMTPTPRRNSVGGATPELLTPRSYSGRQNGYFKEMRRLSTAPLNFVAISKEDTMSFASVCDSEPGSPPHC; encoded by the exons ATGGAAATGCTTGCTATTGGGAGTCCTACAATCAGTTTGCGTACAAGCACTAGTTGCAATGCTTTACTCAGAGAGCTTCAG CAAATTTGGAATGACATTGGTGAGAGTGAAGCAGATAAGGACCGCATGCTGTTGGAGTTGGAGAGAGAATGCTTGGAAGTTTATAGGAGAAAGGTTGAGGAAGCTGCCAATGCCAAAGCACGCCTTAATCAATCAGTTGCAGCCAAGGAAGCTGAACTTGCAACACTCATGGCTACCCTTGGGGAACTTAATATTCACTCACTG ACTCAGACAGAGAAGAAGGCGCCATCATTGAAAGAGAAACTTGCATCTGTTACTCCATTGGTGGAAGATCTGAGGACAAAAAAAGAGGAAAGGATGAAGCAATTTGCAGATATAAAGGCACAAATTGAAAAGATCAGTGGGGAAATTTCTGGATACAACACTCTCAACAATTCTTTGATGAGTTCTTTAACTCTAGAAGAGCAAGATTTGACGCTAAGAAAGCTTAATGAATATCAAACGCATCTCCGCACCCTTCAAAAGGAGAAG TCTGATCGTCTCCATAAGGTCTTTGACTATGTGAATGAGGTGCATTCTCTTTGTGGTGTGCTTGGGTTGGATTTTGGCAAGACTGTTAGTGATGTGCATCCAAGTTTGCATGAAGGAAACCAAGAACAATCCACTAATATAAGCAATAGCACTCTGGAAGGTCTAGAACAAGCCATTGTCAGGTTGAAGTTAGAAAGAAAAGCTCGAATCCAGAAG TTGAAAGATATTGTGGCATCATTATTTGAACTTTGGAATTTGATGGACTCACCAAAGGAAGAGAAAAATACCTTCTCAAGAATCACTTCTATCCTTGCGTCATCGGAATCTGAAATCATTGAACCAGGTGTTCTCTCCACAGAGATGATTGAACAG GCATCAGCAGAGGTGGAGAGGCTTActaaattgaaagcaagtagaaTGAAAGAACTTGTTATGAAAAGGAGATCAGAGTTGGAGGAGATATGCAAAATGACTCATATTGAACCTGATACAAGTACTGCTGCTGAGAAATCCAATGCATTGATAGATTCTG GTTTGGTAGATCCTTCTGAACTTCTGGCAAACATTGAAGCCCAGATAGTTAAAGCTAAAGAAGAAGCTATGAGCAGAAAAGAAGTCATGGATAGGATTGACCGATGGCTTTCAGCTTGTGAGGAGGAAAATTGGCTTGAAGAGTATAATCTA GACAGCAACCGGTACAACGCTGGGAGAGGTGCTCACATTAACCTTAAACGTGCAGAACGAGCTCGAGTTACTATTAGCAAAATTCCAG CAATGGTCGATAATCTGATAAATAAAACTCTTGCATGGGAAGATGAAAAAAAGGTGTCTTTTCTCTATGATGGG GTAAGGTTAGTGTCAATATTGCAGGATTACAAACTGGCCAGACAAcagagagaagaggagaaaaaGAGATGCAGG GACCAGAAGAAACTCCAAGATCTGCTGCTTACAGAGAAGGAAGCCATGTATGGTTCTAAACCCAGTCCACGAAGAACTAATAGCTTTAGGAAACCAAATGGTTATCGTGCAAATGGGAATGGCTCCATGACTCCCACACCTCGTCGGAATTCAGTTGGTGGTGCAACTCCAGAACTCCTCACCCCTCGATCTTATTCTGGACGTCAAAATGGATACTTCAAGGAAATGAGAAGGTTGTCTACTGCACCACTGAACTTTGTGGCCATATCAAAGGAAGATACGATGTCATTTGCCTCTGTTTGTGATTCTGAGCCGGGCTCTCCTCCTCATTGTTGA